A segment of the Triticum urartu cultivar G1812 chromosome 1, Tu2.1, whole genome shotgun sequence genome:
GGTCCTCTTCGCCGGCGGCGTGTACTTTCCGCCGCCGCTGCTCTTCGGTGAAGTATCGCCCATCACTGCTCGCCGCCGCCACAACTCCTCCTATCTCCGCCGCCGTGCTCCGCCTCCGTGAACCAACGCTCTGAATACCAAATGTAGGATCAGGCCCAGGATCAACAAACACACGCGAGGTAGACACTCACACGATACGAACTGAAGGAGAAAGAAGAACTGCACGAACGCAATGAACGGAGAGATTTTTTGCGACGTGCTTAACCTGCGTCTTTTTGTTTCCTTCCTCTTATTCTCAAGCATAACAAACTCGCAGCATGCACTGCCCATGATCCGTTTTACCCGTGTCATCCCACGGACAGAGTCGTGGCCAGTACACCCACGATTACAGCAACAAAGAAAACTACGACAAGTCTGAAGAAAAGACTAGCCTGACACTAACTGTCTAAACTGAATCTGACCGTGTACACTGTATGTTTCAGGATTATTCAGAGAACTAACTTACTGAAAATAGAACAGGTGCAACTAGATTACCATAACAGAAAGGATGGAGTGGAAAAACAGGGTTTCCAATGTTTAGCAACGTATTGACAGCCCAAGATACGTGAATGCACCGATGCCTACTACTCCACCTTAGAAGCCTTCGTTTCGTTCCAGAAGAAATGGGGAGAGGAGCCTGTTGACGCCGACGGGGCACGAGAAAGCGAGGGGCGGCGAACCTGGGACCTTTTCTTTCGAAGGAATGGGAGAGGTATGGTATACTTAATACTCCTCCTCCCCCGTCGGTAACGGTACGTGCTTGGTCCGACGATGCCTCGCGGCTGCCGTTTTCTTCCATTTAATTGAAAACCCTGTGATGCGTGCGTCGACTCTTTCATTGAATCCCCTTAAATCCGGCGGGTGATACGTCGTCATCGTCGCGGCGCTCCGACGATCCCCGTGTCCGCGAAACCGCGTGTACGTGCAGCAGCGCGAGAGGCCGGACTCCCGTACGCTCCGGCGGCGACCCCCCGGCCCGACGGCGACCACGGTGGTTGCGCTCGACGTACGGGGCGGTTCTTACAGTTAGAATTTGACGTGGAATCCAGCCACACGATGCGTGATTCTTTTACGTGCGCCACATGAGATTCTGAATGTGCCTTGAACTCATGCGTGCATACTTTGCCACAGAATATTGTCCTCTTACTtgcaagaaaaagaaaatgagaAAGAAGGGTGACGGCCACTGAGCAGAAAAGAAGGCTCGCCGTCTGCAGCTGAAGTGGACGGAAAAGGACGCGTCTTGAAAAGAAATCCTGGGCTTCTAGATCGACCGACCGGGCGCGCTCGTCTTGACCTGGACTGAGGTGCAGATAAAGAGGAGAAGCTTCAGAAAGGACGACCCAAGGAAGAAAACAGAGCCAAAAGCGGCACCGAGCAACAAACCGATCGAGCACACCACATCACATCATCTCGCGTTCTCTAGCTAGCTACACCTACATAAGCAGCGCGGCGGCACACCCTTGCCCTGGAGGAGAGAGGAGAGCGCCGATCGTCGGACCACGGGCAGCCACACGAGACTAGCACGATGGAGGCGCTCGCTCCTGCCGGGGGCAAGCCGCTGTCGGGGCCGCGGGCGCGGCGGATCGCCCGGAGCCGGGAGGAGATGCTGGGCCTCCTCGCCGACTTcgacggcggcgatggcggctcCGACCGCGAGCTCTCCTTCTCCGACCTCGTCGACGCCGTCAGGCCGCCGCCCAACGCCGGCCACGCCTctgcgtcgccgccgccggcaccaGTAGGGGTCGAAGCGGAGGCGGCCGAGCAGAGGCCGGAGGAGGCCGTGGCACCGAAGCAGAagcaggcggcggcggtggcgggaaAGGAGAGGAGGAGGCTGCGGAGGCGGCAGAGCGACAACAGGGGCAGCTGCGGGGGAGGCGCGGACGGCAACGGCGTGCTGCTCAACTTCTACGTGCCGGGGCTGCTCACCCGGAGCATGACGGCGCCGCGCCCCGGCCGGGGCGTGATGCCGGCCGCGGGGGCACGGCAGACCGCGCCGCCGACGGTTGCCGCCGGCAAAACCAGGTGAGCTTTTCTGTTCGCAACCGCCAGAGCTTCTCGAAATTCGCGCCATGGATGGATGCAAACCGCAATGATTAACCTCTCCGTTCAAACAGTAATTAGCCATGCAGTCAAATAGTCAATGAATCTTCCAATACTAGTACTATCATGTAGTAGCACTGATTGCTAATAATCATGTCGAAATcttttctactccctccattcttaAATATAAGTTTTTTAAGACATTTTAAATGAACTACAACATACGGATATATAtaaacatattttagagtgtagattcactcattttactgTGTATGTAGTTATTTGTTGGAATCTCAAAGAAACTTATATTTGAGAACAAAGAGAGTAGTAACAAGAGTTATAGTACAGTGCTCCCTCCATGTCAAAATAAATGTCTCGGCGTTTTATTAATTTTTATTTAAAATTATactaaagttgagacacttattttgatACAGGGAGAGTAGTAGGTAGCAGGTGAAGTGCTCGTTCAGTCGCTGTAGACATGGCCGAGCACCAGTGAAGTCTCTGACTAGTACTACTATGGTTGCACTGAATATGTCCAACTGCATTGCTAGATTTTTCTTCTGTTTATAATACGGAGTACATGATAGTAACACATCTCGCAACCATTATAAATGCTCATTTAGTCACGTCATTGTTTCCAACCCCGCAACAAAACGAGTGCGTGGCCGCGAAAACCCTTTCTCCAACAAACGGGTTTTAAAAAGGACCAATCACCAATCAATCTGCGTTCTCTCAGGATCTCACTTCCTTTGACAATTCTCCTTTAGACCACATGATTAAACCTTTTGACTTTGGTAGCACTCGACTCAGAGAAAAATTGGAACAACTCATGTTCAGCGATATGAAAATGGAACGGCGACGACAACAATCCGCCCGAAGTTTGTTAAAAACAAAGGGAGGGGAAACACTGACCAAAGTGCAGAAATACGCAAATACTGTTCAATACGttctttatttctttctttctttccgAGGCTACTACATGTTCAATAGTATCGACCACCGCTAATCTGTTTCGGACGTTCAAATGTTTCAGGATGCAGGCGTCGCTGGACATCGGCTGCTGGCCGGCGCTGTGGGGCAGAGGCCGCGACCACCACCGGAACAAGCCGGTCTGAGAGTCTTCTATTCTTCCATGCACATACAGCCTACTCGTAGTCTGAACCTTTTTGTGCAGCTAATGCGAGCCTTTTTCCTCTGCTCACGCATGTAAATTATTATCTCCTGTTTTTGTAAACGTGGTTTGTGTTGGGGCCTTGTTTAAACTGCGTTTGGTGCTGCTGTAGCGCTGTGTGATCTTTCTCGAAAGGCAGGCAGCCACGGATGGACATGTCAACTGTAGGCTTACTTTGTCACTTTGTGACTTTGCGAGATCCGGCGGTGCTGTTGAGTGAGAGCACGCGATGCTCCTTTTCGACAGGCCGCCTCACGTTCCCCGTGGCGTGCCGCTGAAGCGATGCATGTGCAAAGCTCGCACAAAAAGCAGAACCAACCGAAATCTCGGCGGTGCGTACGTGACCAACGTGACCTCGCTTTCAGTTTCAGTAGGCGATAGATAAACGGATTTGCTATTTTACACTCGAGGGTTTTTCAATTGGCTGTCGTTCAA
Coding sequences within it:
- the LOC125522554 gene encoding uncharacterized protein LOC125522554 — protein: MEALAPAGGKPLSGPRARRIARSREEMLGLLADFDGGDGGSDRELSFSDLVDAVRPPPNAGHASASPPPAPVGVEAEAAEQRPEEAVAPKQKQAAAVAGKERRRLRRRQSDNRGSCGGGADGNGVLLNFYVPGLLTRSMTAPRPGRGVMPAAGARQTAPPTVAAGKTRMQASLDIGCWPALWGRGRDHHRNKPV